One part of the Aspergillus luchuensis IFO 4308 DNA, chromosome 5, nearly complete sequence genome encodes these proteins:
- the STS1 gene encoding cut8/STS1 family protein (COG:U;~EggNog:ENOG410PKVS;~InterPro:IPR013868,IPR038422;~PFAM:PF08559;~go_component: GO:0005634 - nucleus [Evidence IEA];~go_process: GO:0031144 - proteasome localization [Evidence IEA];~go_process: GO:0071630 - nuclear protein quality control by the ubiquitin-proteasome system [Evidence IEA]), whose amino-acid sequence MNSLVATPPVPPHHFYEYSRPSPSRPMSTPIHTPNNRKRKADDENDHDGRMSASPTNSPALTPRTLPVNRNIKRARPNVSGRPLALPRLLETLDTDALRGILRTVCERHPGLVDEVVHTAPRPSVASALQVLRHYESALQSSFPLGGNSESDYAYNRVRQPLGNLLDALSDFTPHFLPPHETQSSVSLSYLDGATDIIHALPRWSTPQNNLERDSAYDEICKAWILVIREAAKRGGGIQLQYGGWDQKLAKHNHNSGGKLQAAVNELGSSLGWMHRPDAQGYGSPGGNDLGSIREQLLSGTYGLGTPVKVGPW is encoded by the exons ATGAACAGCTTGGTGGCTACACCACCTGtgcctcctcatcacttTTACGAATACTCCcgtccttctccctcccgtCCAA TGTCTACTCCCATTCACACTCCCAACAACCGCAAACGGAAAGCCGACGATGAGAATGATCACGATGGTCGAATGTCAGCGTCACCTACCAACTCTCCCGCCTTGACTCCGAGAACCCTCCCAGTAAACCGAAACATCAAGCGTGCTCGTCCAAATGTCAGCGGGCGGCCTCTCGCTCTCCCCCGACTGCTGGAGACCTTGGACACAGACGCTCTTCGGGGCATCCTCCGGACTGTGTGTGAGCGTCATCCAGGTTTGGTTGATGAAGTAGTCCACACAGCACCTCGACCCAGTGTGGCATCTGCCCTTCAAGTCCTTCGACATTACGAATCCGCCCTGCAGTCGTCGTTCCCACTCGGTGGCAACTCCGAATCAGATTATGCATACAATCGTGTCCGACAACCACTGGGAAATCTTCTAGATGCTTTGAGCGACTTCACTCCACACTTCTTACCGCCTCACGAGACGCAGTCGTCTGTTTCTCTGAGTTACCTGGATGGTGCGACCGACATAATTCACGCATTGCCCCGTTGGAGTACACCACAGAACAACCTCGAGCGGGATTCCGCATACGACGAGATCTGCAAGGCTTGGATTTTGGTGATTCGGGAAGCAGCTAAGCGTGGAGGGGGAATTCAGTTACAGTACGGTGGTTGGGATCAGAAGTTGGCGAAGCACAATCACAACTCGGGCGGTAAACTGCAGGCAGCCGTCAACGAGCTGGGTTCCAGTTTAGGATGGATGCACAGACCGGACGCCCAAGGTTATGGAAGCCCAGGCGGCAATGACCTTGGGTCCATCCGGGAGCAACTCCTGTCGGGCACATACGGGCTCGGCACCCCCGTCAAGGTTGGGCCATGGTGA
- a CDS encoding DUF3984 domain-containing protein (COG:S;~EggNog:ENOG410PI63;~InterPro:IPR025040;~PFAM:PF13136) gives MDSSQSQGGFRSRRSYPALHHVSLSPLNPRFPIDDDDDTDAPDYFSPRHEIPGTPSATRTSYLSSFSVPGTPGVLSHSHSRSGSRVRRHSRSKSSTRIHSSDTNLQSRSVASPLHHQQNEELRRSRTRSSRRHPDAAAHHHNPDTEWMLRAGIALASSTREEKGQSWLVKRQSSTSLVSDSHQIDLDSQQQQQQSWASRNSTRRSRSGISTPAAYSRRASRSGPTSRRSSRPDLAMTSLDITRFSSRQENPTTTSSSGLHTPIEEQARHMLPDFVDERIRAEMANIADEEDEEEEDNLSFTTTSDSLLASEDEIDEQEFQRLTRERGFGLGSWIDRMVEWTLFGVDDWPLSTTTATTAPPAVISGGAINHDLQSLMHDNIHSQETDTISIATESDIASISEEKPGTRGGWEDAGWLFRIVKRALS, from the exons ATGGAT TCTTCACAATCTCAAGGCGGGTTTCGATCACGCCGTTCATATCCCGCCTTACACCATGTATCTCTATCTCCGCTAAACCCTCGATTCCccatcgacgacgacgacgatacCGATGCCCCAGACTACTTCTCTCCTCGCCACGAAATCCCCGGCACCCCCAGCGCAACCAGGACCTCGTATCTCTCTAGTTTCTCCGTCCCCGGAACCCCAGGCGTCCTATCCCACTCTCACTCCCGTAGCGGGTCCCGCGTTCGTCGCCATTCCCGAAGCAAGAGCTCCACTCGCATCCATTCCAGCGATACCAATCTACAGTCCCGGAGCGTGGCCAGTCCACTCCATCACCAGCAGAATGAAGAGCTCCGCCGGAGCAGAACACGCTCCTCCCGGCGTCACCCCGATGCCGCCGCCCACCATCACAATCCCGATACAGAATGGATGCTCCGTGCAGGCATTGCCCTCGCATCCTCGACCCGCGAAGAAAAGGGTCAAAGCTGGCTCGTGAAACGACAAAGCTCAACCAGCCTCGTCTCAGACAGCCATCAAATCGATCTAgacagccagcagcagcagcaacagtcaTGGGCCTCACGAAACAGCACCCGTCGTTCTCGATCCGGCATATCCACGCCTGCCGCCTACTCTCGTCGAGCCTCTCGCTCAGGCCCAACAAGCCGCAGATCCAGCAGACCCGACCTGGCCATGACCAGTCTCGACATAACCCGGTTTTCCAGCAGACAAGAAAACCCCACTAcgaccagcagcagtggcCTTCACACCCCCATCGAAGAACAAGCCCGTCACATGCTCCCCGATTTCGTGGACGAGCGCATCCGCGCCGAGATGGCAAACATagccgacgaagaagatgaagaagaagaagacaacctCAGCTTCACAACCACCTCGGACTCTCTCCTCGCCTCCGAAGACGAAATCGACGAACAAGAATTCCAGCGTCTCACCCGTGAACGAGGCTTCGGACTAGGCAGCTGGATCGACCGAATGGTAGAATGGACCTTATTCGGTGTCGACGACTGGCCACTCTCCACAACGACAGCAACCACCGCTCCACCGGCAGTAATATCAGGAGGGGCCATCAATCACGACCTTCAGTCTCTCATGCACGACAATATCCATTCCCAAGAAACAGACACCATATCCATAGCCACAGAGTCAGACATCGCTTCCATAAGCGAAGAGAAACCCGGAACTCGCGGCGGGTGGGAAGATGCCGGGTGGTTGTTCAGGATTGTGAAACGGGCATTGTCATGA